One part of the Sneathia vaginalis genome encodes these proteins:
- the uraA gene encoding uracil permease: MVKGIIGVRDKVPAALLLPLSLQHTFAMFGASVLVPILFNVNPGIVLLMNGIGTLLFILITKAKAPAYLGSSFAFIGVGTLIIQNMGFSYATGAFATTGFLGCILALLIYKFKTNWIDIVLPPASMGAVVSLIGFELAGVTIRGGKIGANILTDTATRADAIVFLITLGTAIIGSVIFRKFFATIPILISIIVGYIAAMYFGMIDFTPVVQAKLFTMPAFQLPSFSLSASLTMLPVLLVITSEHVSHQVVTSNIIGTNLLEDPGLHRSIFADNFSTMLSGLVGGVPTTTYGENIGVMAVTKVYSVYVIAGAAIISICMAFIGPLNMLIQTIPGDVIGGVTFLLYGMIGASGIRLLVDQKVDYSKTQNLILTSVIFIAGLSGLEVNFFSIQLKGMVLASVVAVIISLIFYVLNKFNLTNGN; encoded by the coding sequence GTGGTTAAAGGAATTATTGGAGTTAGGGATAAAGTGCCAGCAGCACTATTATTACCACTTAGTTTACAACATACATTTGCAATGTTTGGAGCATCAGTTTTAGTACCTATATTATTTAACGTAAATCCAGGTATAGTCTTATTGATGAATGGTATAGGTACCCTATTATTCATTCTAATAACAAAAGCTAAAGCACCAGCATATTTAGGGTCAAGTTTTGCGTTTATAGGTGTTGGAACACTAATTATACAAAACATGGGATTTTCTTATGCAACAGGAGCATTTGCAACAACTGGATTTTTAGGGTGTATTCTTGCTCTATTAATTTACAAGTTTAAAACTAACTGGATAGATATAGTATTGCCACCAGCATCTATGGGGGCTGTTGTATCACTAATAGGGTTTGAATTAGCAGGAGTAACTATCAGAGGTGGAAAGATAGGAGCTAACATCTTAACAGATACTGCAACAAGAGCAGATGCTATAGTATTTCTAATTACTTTAGGAACAGCAATAATAGGTTCAGTAATATTTAGAAAATTTTTCGCTACTATACCTATATTAATTTCAATAATAGTAGGATATATTGCAGCAATGTACTTTGGTATGATAGATTTCACACCAGTAGTACAAGCAAAACTATTCACAATGCCAGCATTCCAATTACCTTCATTCTCATTAAGTGCATCATTAACAATGCTACCAGTGTTGTTGGTAATAACATCAGAACATGTTAGTCACCAAGTAGTAACAAGTAATATAATAGGAACAAATCTATTAGAAGATCCAGGATTACACAGAAGTATATTTGCAGATAACTTTTCTACTATGTTATCAGGATTAGTTGGTGGAGTTCCAACAACAACATACGGAGAAAATATAGGGGTAATGGCAGTAACTAAAGTATATTCAGTATATGTAATAGCAGGAGCTGCAATAATATCAATATGTATGGCGTTCATAGGACCACTTAATATGTTAATTCAAACTATACCAGGTGATGTTATAGGTGGAGTAACATTCCTACTTTACGGAATGATAGGTGCATCAGGTATTAGACTATTAGTTGACCAAAAAGTAGACTATTCAAAGACACAAAATCTAATATTAACTTCAGTAATATTTATCGCAGGATTAAGTGGACTAGAAGTTAACTTCTTCAGTATCCAATTAAAAGGAATGGTATTAGCAAGTGTTGTAGCTGTAATTATTAGCTTAATATTCTATGTATTAAACAAATTTAACTTAACAAATGGAAATTAA
- a CDS encoding YARHG domain-containing protein: protein MAKRIILKSETEIKNSAVGFSYITVYFGSLVPLFRLDIIGFLEVLLSEILVFVICVLMAFSGSIVIYALMYIGIFLYRIYLGFWYNKAYTRRLLLNGLVPADEYSKALLMIYGYIPIDNTIDIVKYKMIVDSGENTKAIIFIITQIIGGIFSIISIIEYAVLISFFPFATNIFSDLKGKDMETQTYEQTQNYSENTQNSTEDTSQNTESTTESTDYTDDDLTTADTVYDEVINKGNYDYLNNFNKDELGIIRNTFYARRGYIFTDVKYKEYFSKKSWYKPSTYIMDILPPKEKEIVRIIKEYENSY from the coding sequence ATGGCAAAGAGAATAATTTTAAAAAGTGAAACAGAAATTAAGAATTCTGCTGTAGGATTTAGCTATATTACAGTATATTTTGGGTCGCTAGTTCCACTATTTAGACTTGATATTATAGGGTTCTTGGAAGTGCTTTTATCAGAAATACTTGTATTTGTAATATGTGTTTTAATGGCCTTTAGTGGTAGTATTGTGATATATGCTTTAATGTACATTGGTATTTTTTTATACAGAATATATTTAGGTTTTTGGTATAATAAGGCATATACAAGAAGATTGCTTTTAAACGGACTAGTTCCAGCAGATGAATACTCAAAAGCACTACTTATGATTTATGGATATATACCTATAGATAATACTATAGATATAGTAAAATACAAAATGATAGTAGATAGTGGAGAAAATACAAAGGCTATTATCTTTATTATCACCCAAATAATTGGTGGAATATTTAGCATAATTAGTATTATAGAATACGCAGTCTTAATATCATTTTTTCCTTTTGCAACAAATATTTTTAGTGATTTAAAGGGTAAGGATATGGAAACACAAACATACGAACAAACACAAAATTATTCAGAAAATACACAAAATAGTACAGAAGATACAAGTCAAAATACAGAATCTACAACAGAATCTACAGACTATACAGATGATGATCTAACAACAGCAGATACGGTATATGACGAAGTAATAAATAAGGGGAACTATGATTATTTAAATAATTTTAATAAAGATGAACTTGGAATAATACGTAATACCTTCTATGCAAGAAGGGGATATATTTTTACTGACGTTAAATACAAGGAATATTTTTCTAAAAAATCTTGGTACAAACCTTCAACATATATAATGGATATATTACCTCCTAAGGAAAAGGAAATAGTTAGAATAATAAAGGAATATGAAAATAGCTATTAA
- a CDS encoding amidohydrolase, producing the protein MSILIKNISYLDIENEKIVDNIDILIEGNVFKKIGTNLNMCADKIIDGNNMLATPGFINSHTHLGMSYFRNYADDLSLMDWLQTKIWPIEDKLNDDDIYWSSVLSLIENIKSGVTTVCDMYCSMEKVADATILLGIRGVLTRGLTDFDGKGKQRLLELDELYNKYNNAGNGRIKIVPGPHAIYTCSTEYLKEISKLAKEKYDNIINIHLSETITEIEDSKKQHNLTPIEYISSIGLLENHVIAAHCVHITDEEIELIKGKDFYPVYNPSSNLKLASGFTPIDKLLKNKITVGIGTDGDSSNNNQDILEEIHIGGIVNKAIEMNEKVVPAIEMLKMATINGATSLGLKNLGVIKEGFLADLNIFNLDSNSFTPRNNLISALVYSAKSSDIQTVICNGKIVMEDQKILSVNEKDIRNIIQTRWEEIQKR; encoded by the coding sequence ATGAGTATATTAATTAAAAATATTTCCTATCTTGATATAGAGAATGAAAAGATAGTAGATAATATAGATATACTAATTGAAGGCAATGTATTTAAAAAAATCGGAACAAATTTAAATATGTGTGCTGATAAAATAATAGACGGGAATAATATGCTAGCAACACCTGGATTTATTAATTCTCATACTCATCTTGGAATGAGCTACTTTAGAAATTATGCAGATGATTTGAGTTTAATGGACTGGCTTCAGACTAAAATTTGGCCAATTGAAGACAAATTAAATGATGACGATATTTACTGGTCATCTGTATTATCTTTAATTGAAAATATTAAAAGTGGTGTTACAACAGTTTGTGATATGTATTGTTCAATGGAAAAAGTTGCAGATGCAACTATACTACTAGGAATACGTGGTGTTTTAACAAGAGGTCTAACAGATTTTGATGGTAAAGGCAAACAAAGGCTGTTAGAACTTGATGAATTGTATAATAAATACAACAATGCAGGTAATGGTAGAATTAAAATAGTTCCTGGTCCTCATGCAATATATACTTGTAGTACAGAATACTTAAAAGAAATATCAAAATTAGCAAAAGAAAAATATGATAATATAATTAACATACATTTATCAGAAACTATTACCGAAATAGAAGATTCAAAAAAACAACATAACCTTACTCCTATTGAATATATATCATCTATAGGTCTATTAGAAAATCATGTAATAGCAGCACACTGTGTACATATTACTGATGAAGAAATAGAGCTAATAAAAGGAAAAGACTTCTATCCTGTGTATAATCCAAGCTCAAATTTAAAACTTGCAAGTGGATTTACACCTATTGATAAACTTTTAAAGAATAAGATAACTGTAGGTATAGGAACAGATGGTGATTCTTCGAATAATAATCAGGATATCCTAGAAGAAATTCATATAGGTGGAATAGTTAATAAGGCTATTGAAATGAATGAAAAAGTTGTCCCAGCAATAGAAATGCTTAAAATGGCAACGATTAATGGTGCTACTTCATTAGGACTTAAAAATCTTGGGGTAATAAAGGAAGGATTTTTAGCAGACTTAAATATATTTAATTTAGATTCTAATTCTTTCACACCAAGAAACAACCTTATCTCAGCATTAGTATATTCAGCTAAATCATCTGATATACAAACTGTTATCTGTAATGGTAAGATAGTAATGGAAGATCAGAAAATTCTAAGTGTTAATGAAAAAGATATACGGAATATCATACAAACCAGATGGGAAGAAATACAAAAAAGATAA
- a CDS encoding ABC transporter ATP-binding protein has translation MIKVTNLKKQLPEFCIDLNFTIQKSCIFGIVGRSGSGKTTTLKMLQGLLKYDSGNIQLDGSSNLIFQDFNLLNNLNVFDNVNLALKLKGIKEKDTVVEILSFVGLKDFMNKFPSQLSGGQKQRVCIARALVTRPDIIFCDEPTASLDTKTSFEIIRLFKKIREEYKTTIVIVSHDLDVIKYLCDKVMIMKDGKGLIKDGL, from the coding sequence ATGATTAAAGTTACTAATTTAAAAAAACAATTGCCAGAATTCTGTATTGACTTAAATTTCACTATACAAAAATCATGTATATTTGGAATAGTTGGTAGATCTGGTAGTGGTAAAACAACCACTTTAAAAATGCTACAAGGTCTTTTAAAGTATGATAGTGGCAATATACAACTAGATGGAAGTAGTAATTTAATATTCCAAGATTTTAATTTGTTAAATAATTTAAATGTATTTGACAATGTTAATCTGGCTCTTAAATTAAAGGGTATAAAAGAAAAAGATACTGTAGTTGAAATTTTAAGTTTCGTAGGTTTAAAAGATTTTATGAATAAGTTTCCTAGTCAATTATCTGGTGGACAAAAACAAAGAGTCTGTATAGCAAGAGCCTTAGTTACAAGACCAGATATCATATTTTGTGATGAACCTACTGCATCACTAGATACAAAAACAAGTTTTGAAATTATACGCCTTTTCAAAAAAATACGAGAAGAGTACAAAACTACCATAGTTATTGTAAGTCATGATCTTGATGTTATTAAATACCTTTGTGATAAGGTTATGATAATGAAAGATGGTAAGGGGTTGATAAAAGATGGACTATGA
- a CDS encoding ABC transporter permease subunit has protein sequence MDYELIQALRETLIMITIPTVISILFGIPIGACIYLKNRFSIFCNIFVNTIRSIPYLLFVILLIPLTRLIFSTAFGVLPATLPLCFVGIATFSRFVEQSFCDVNTGVIELAKSMKVSNYQLVRYFLIVESRQSLVLGLTSSMISIISYSTVMGIVGGGGIGDYAIRYGYYEFNMQVVYKAILCIVILVFTIQILGKKISEILDKKGIDK, from the coding sequence ATGGACTATGAATTAATACAAGCATTGCGTGAAACACTTATCATGATTACAATACCCACTGTAATATCAATATTATTTGGTATTCCCATAGGGGCTTGTATCTATTTAAAAAATAGATTCAGTATATTTTGTAATATATTCGTAAATACAATAAGAAGTATACCATACTTGCTGTTTGTAATACTCCTAATACCACTTACAAGATTAATATTCTCAACAGCATTTGGTGTTTTACCTGCAACTTTACCCTTATGTTTTGTAGGTATTGCTACTTTTTCAAGATTTGTAGAACAATCATTTTGTGATGTAAATACAGGTGTAATTGAATTAGCAAAATCTATGAAAGTTTCAAATTATCAATTAGTTAGATATTTTTTAATAGTTGAATCAAGACAAAGCTTAGTCCTAGGATTAACATCAAGCATGATAAGTATAATCTCATATTCAACTGTAATGGGTATTGTTGGTGGAGGTGGTATAGGTGACTATGCTATTCGCTACGGATACTATGAATTCAATATGCAAGTTGTATACAAAGCTATTCTTTGTATAGTAATTTTAGTGTTCACTATACAAATATTAGGTAAAAAAA